The genomic window ACCACTCGCCACGCCGGCCGCCGAACCGGCCCTCGGCCTCGTCGCCGTGGTGGCCGCGGCCTTCACACTGGCCCAACTCGTCCTCGTACCCCCGGGGATGGGGCTCGGCTGGGACGAGACGGTGTACGTCAGTCAGGTCAGCCCGCATGCGCCGGCGGCGTTCTTCAGCGCGCCGCGTGCCCGGGGGGTGCCGCTGCTGGTCGCACCGGTCGCCGTGTGGTCGTCGTCCACCGAGCTGCTGCGCGTCTATCTGGCGGTGCTGTCCGGGCTGGGGCTCTACCTCGCTCTGCGCGTCTGGCGGGGCCTGTTCCCGGCGCGGGTGCTGGCCCTCGGGGGCGCGCTGTTCGCGTCCTTGTGGGTGACCCTCTTCTACGGACCGCAGGCCATGCCCAACTACTGGGTCGGGGTCGGCGCGCTCCTCTGCGTGGGCTGTTTCCTGCGGGGGCGGAAGAACCCCGCGGACCGGGCGGCCCTGTGGGGTGCGGCCGCCGGCAGCGCGCTGATGGCGTGGATGCGGCCCACCGACTCGGTATGGGTGACTCTCCCGCTGTTCGTGCTGCTGCTGGGCGTACGGGAGTGGCGGCGGCCGCGACTGCTGGGGGCGCTGGCGGCCGGGCTCGGGACCGGGGCGGGAGCGTGGGTCGTCGAGGCGTACACCCAGTACGGCGGGCCGGCGCGGCGGCTGGCCGACGCTTCCCGGATTCAGGGCGGGCTGGGCTGGAACATCGCCGTCGACGACCAGTTGCGCAGTCTGGTGGGGCGCACGCTGTGCCGTCCGTGCACCGGGGACATGCCGCATGCGGCGGTCGTCGCGTGGTGGTTCGTGCTGCCGGTGCTGGCCGCGCTCGGGCTGGCCGTCGCGCTCAGGGCCGGGCGGGCGTCGTCCACGGTGGTGCCGCTGGCCTGTGCCGCCATGGCGGCCGTCCCGTATCTGTTCCTGATCGGGTACGCCGCGCCACGTTTCCTGCTGCCCGCGTACGCCCTGCTCGCGATCCCCGTCGCCGACGCGCTGCTCGACCTCGTCACGGGGCCGGGCGGGGCCTGGCGGCCGGTCGTCGGGGCGGCGGTGGTGCTCGGGCTCGTCGGGCATCTGGCGGTGCAGTACGTGGTGCTGGACCGCACCGTCGAGCGCACCACCGCGTTCCACCGCGACTGGGACCGTATCGCCGCCGAGCTACGGCGCCTCGGCGTAAGGCCGCCCTGTCTGCTGACCGGTGACTACGCCATCCCCATCGCCTACTACGCCGGCTGCGCCTCCGCCGCCACCCACGGCAACAACGCCAACACCACCCGGGAGGGCATCCTGCGCACCGCCGAACGCGTCCCCGTGGCCGCACTGGTCGCACCGGGCGGCGGCGCACCCGAGTTCGCCCGGACGTGGCCCGCCCACCAGGTCGCCGAATTCCACCTGTATGTGGCGCCGACCGGGCCCGGGGCGCTCACGGCGCCTCAGGGAGGGGCGAGGGGCCCGGCCGGTCCCGTGCGGTCGAGGGCTCAGGAGACGCCCGTGACGAAACCGTCCCTGACCCTGTCGAAGACGGGGCGGTGGGTGTCCCACTCGGAGTCCGGGGCCGAGAGGTAGATGTCGTACTCCCGTTCGCCCTCGCGGCCGTACCCGAGGTCGATGGCGCGGTAGGCGCGGGCCCGTCCCTGGAAGGTGAACTCCCAGATGGCCGCGGGCTGCTCGCGGAAGGTGGTCTGCTGCATGCGCAGCCTGCGGTACGAGGTGGGGTAGTTGATCTTGGTGTTGGCCTCGATGTCCTTGAAGTGGGCCATGGGATGCGAACCGGCGGGGTCCACGACGCCGATCGTGATGCCGACCAGGCCCGTCTCGTCGGCGTAGGTGACCGACTCGGCCGTCCGCTTGGCGACCTTCCAGCCGTCCGGGACGGGGAAGGAGACGCCGAGACTCTCGTCCGTGACCAGGTGGAAGCCGTCGGGCACGGGGGAGGGGGAGTGCGCCGGGGTCGGGGAGGCGGAGTTTCCGCCGCTCGGCGGGGCCGCTTGCCCGTCGGGGGCCGACGTGGCGTAGAGGGCGGCCCCGACGGCCGTGGCCGCCACGGTCACGGCGACGGCGATCGGGACGAGGACACGGCGCTTTCCCCGGCTCTGGCGGGCGGGTCGGCCGGTCTTCTGGCCCGAGCCTCCCGGGGGGCCGCCCGGGGAGCCGTCTCGGCCCGTGCCGCCCCGGCCGCCGTCGCGTTCCATCGGCTCGCGGCCGGTCCCCCACCCGTCGGACGAGTCGTCGTCGGCCGAGCGCCCGCTGGACGAACCCTCGTCGACCGGGCGCCCGGCGCCCGGCAGCGGCAGGGCCGTCGTCGCCTGTCCGGACACCACGGCGCGCAGGGCCCGCTCCGTCTGTTCGGTGGAGGGGCGGTCGGCGGGGTCCTTGGCGAGGAGGGCCTCGATGAGGGGCGCCAGGGCGCCGCCCTGCCTCAGGGGCTCCAGGGGGTCGACGGCGATGGCGTACGCGGCCTCCATCGCGGTGAGGCGGCGGAAGGGCGGGCGGCCCTCCACCGCCTGGTACAGCGTGGCGCCCAGCGCCCACAGGTCCGAGGCGGGGCCGGGCTTCTGGCCGCGGATCCGCTCCGGGGCCATGTAGTGGATCGAGCCGACCATCTCGCCGGTCTTGGTCAGGGTCGAGGCGTCCGCGGTCATCGCGATGCCGAAGTCGGTGAGTACGACCCGGCCCTCGGCGCCGAGCAGGACGTTGCCGGGCTTGACGTCGCGGTGCAGTACCCCGGCGGTGTGCGCGGCGCGCAGCGCGGCGACCATGCCCAGACCGATACGGGCCGCCTCCTCGGGCGGGAGGGTCCGGCCGTCCGTGAGGAGATCGGCGAGTGTGGGCGCCGGGACGTACTCCATGACGATGCAGGGCCGGCCGTCACCGGTGCCGCCGTCGGCGTCGTCCACGTGGTCGTCCACGACGTCATGGACGACGATCACATTGGGGTGCGCGATCCGGGCCGCGCTGCGCGCCTCGCGGCGCGTGCGCTCGTACAGGGTGACGAGGTCGTCGGCGGACAGGTGCGGCTGCACATGCAGCCGCTTCACGGCGACATGGCGGTCGAGGACCTCGTCACCGGCCCGCCAGACCGTGCCCATGCCGCCGCGGCCTATCTGCTCCGTGAGCCGGTAGCGCCCGGCGACGAGCCGCCCTACGTCCGACACCGCGTGCCCTCCGCCAGCCCTGCATACGTTCGATTCGCCTGGTCACCATAACCGGCCCGAGGCAGGGGCCGGACAGGTGGACCGGACCCGGGCGCCTGAAGAGCAGCCGCCAGCCGTTCCGGGCGGCCGATCGGTCCGGGAAGTGAGCAGTCGACGGAGCCGCGGTGCGTCCTGACCGTGCCCTGCGGTGGACCGGATTCACTTGTGGGACGAGTCGCGCCCGGTCTGTGGGTCCACGGAGGCCATGAAGTCCAGCATGTGTCGGTTCACCTCCTCCGCGTGGTCCATCCACGGGCCGTGGCCGGTGTCGGAGAAGATCTCGGCTTGGGCGCCCGGTATCAGGCGCGGCACCCGCTCCACCTGCCGCCGGGCGTGCACGAGGAGGCTGCGCCTGCCGAGGGCGAGGTAGAGCGGGGTGCGGACGGTGGACAGTTCCTCGTCGGTCAGGGGCAGGGGGGACGGGCGGCGGACGGTGTAGGCGCGGAGCGCCGTCCTGGCCATGGTGCGCAGTTCGGGCACGACGAGGACCGGCTGTTCCAGCCACGCCGCCAGACGCGGGCGCATCGCCTTGGGGGCGAAGGTCGCGAAGAGGCTGGCGAAGATCCACACGAAGAAGCGCAGCCCCACCTTCTCCAGCCCGCCGGGGTCCAGGAGCGTGACCGAGGCGAGGCGGCCGGGGGCGCGGTGCGCCTGGTTCAGGGCGAGCCAGCCGCCGTAGGAGGCGCCGACCAGGTGGACACGGTCGAGCCCGAGCCCGGTGAGCGTCTCGTCGAGCCACCGGGCGGCGTCCTCGGGCCGATGGAGGGGCGCGCGATGGACGCTGCGTCCGGGGTCGCCCGGGGTGTCGAGGGCGTAGACGGGGCGTTCGGCGCTGAGGGCGGGGGTGTTCGGGTACCACATGGCGGAACAGGAGCCCGATCCGTGGATCAGGACGACCGGGGTCCGGGACTGGGCCTCCGGGGCGGCCGGGCCGTAGCGGTACACGTGCGTGGTGCCGAACGAGGTGTCCACGTCCTGTTCCGCGAGGGGGGTCGCGCCCAGTGCGTGGACCGCGTCGCAGGCGGCGAAGTGACGGTCGCGCCAGGCATCGCTCACATAGCGGCCGACATCGGCGTTCTTGCTGGCAACGGTCGGGGACACGTCCACCTCCGAGGTCTCGGTTTTGTGATACGAACGTACCATGATGTTGGTACGGCTGTACCATCAAAAAAGCGGGGGCTCGTTCAGGGCCCTGTCAGCGAAGACGAACCAGCAAGACGAACCAGCGAAGCCGTACCAGCGAAGCCATAGCGGCGAGGACGACGAGCGGAGAACCGGTCGATGCCCAGACGGGTGGACCACACACAGCGGCGCACCGAGATCGCCGAGGCACTTGTCAGGGTGGCCGGGCGGCAGGGGTTGCACGCCGTGGGGATGCGTGATGTGGCGGCGGAGGCGGGCGTCTCGCTGCGGCTCGTGCAGTACTACTTCGAGACCAAGGAGAAGCTGCTGCTCTTCGGGCTGGAGCGGCTGGCCGAGCGGTTCGGGGAACGCGTCTCCGAACGCCTCCGGGCCGCCGGAGACGACACCGGTCCGCGTGCGACGGTCGAGGCGCTGCTCATGGCGGCGCTGCCGACCGACGAGGAGAGCCGTACGTTCCACCTCCTCTACACCTCGTACGCCGTCCTCTCCGTGACCGACCCCGCGCTCGCGGCCCAGTCGTTCATCAAACAGCCCGATGCCGCCGAGGAGGCCCTGACCGGACTCCTCCGGAGGGCCCAGGACGCGGATCTGCTGCGGCCGGGCGCGGACCCCCGCCTGGAGGCGATCGGTCTGCTCGCCATGTCCGCGGGCCTGGGTTCCAGCGTCCTCGTCGGCCAGCGCGGCCAGGAGTCCGCGGTGGCGGTCCTGGACCATCACCTGAACCGCGTCTTCCGGGGTACGGCGGGCGGACCGGGTCCGCGGTAGGGCGTCAGCGGTTGTTCGGCGTACCGTCGTGACTGTGGACCCCACGGCTGACGGTCTTGTGTCCCGTGTCGCGCGCGAGCTCGCCTCCAGAGCGGACGAGCTGATCGCCGAGGTGGAGCGGTGCCTGCGCCACGAGATGCCCGAACTCTGGGAGTTCTCCGACGCCATGGCGTCGGAGAACGTCGCCGGGCACGTCGTCCCGGTGCTGTCCGCCCTCCAGTACGGAGTCGACCCGGGCGACATCGAGGTACCGTCCGCCGAGCTGGCGCGCGTACGCCGGCTGGCCAGGCACGGCATCCCCGTCAGCTCGGTGCTGCGGGCCTTCCGGCTCGGCCAGGGCGTCATCCTCGACCGTCTGCTCGAAGAGATGCCCCGGCGCACCGACGACGCCGACCTGATCAGCGAGGCCGCGCGCAGTCTGATCGCGACGGCGACCGGGTACGTGGACCGCACCTCCGAGCAGGGTGTCGTGGCGTACGAGGAGGAACGGGACCGGCGGCTGCGCTGGCGGCTGGCGATGGTGAACGAGGCGAGCATGCGCATCGGCACCACCCTGGACATCGCCCGCACCACCCAGGAACTGGCCGACTTCGCCACCGAGCACTTCGCCGACCTCGTCACCGTCGACCTGCTCGACTCCGCGCTCAACGCCCACGACAGCCCGCCGGACGACCCGCCCGCCTCACCCGTACTGCGCCGGGTCGCCCAGCGGCCGGTCGCCGAACCAGACCGGGCGCCGTCGACGATCGCGCGTCGGCAGCCGCACACCTATCCGTCCGGTTCCCCACCGGCCCGCGCCCTGGAGACGGGACAGCCGACCCGGCATCGGCTCGACAGCGGGGACCGGGGTCCGGACGACGCGGAGGGCGGCAGGGGAGGCGTGGACGGGAGCGGTGCTGTGGGCGGCAGCGGCGTCGTGGAGGGTGGCGGTGTCGTGGACGGTGGTGCTGTGTGCGGCAGCGGTGCGGACGGCGTGCATCCGGTCCACTCCACACTGGTCGTGCCGTTGCGGGCCCGGGGTGCGACGCTCGGCGTCGCGCAGTTCTGCCGGGACCGCGACCCCGACGCGTTCGACGACGAGGATCTGCTGCTCGCCCAGGAGGTCGCGGCGAGGGCGGCGGTCGCCGTCGACAACGCCCGCCGCTACACGCACGCCCGCGCCACCGCCCTCACCCTGCAACGCAGCCTGCTCCCGCGCCGGACCCCGCGGCAGTCGGCCGTCGACGTCGCCTTCCGCTACCTGCCCGCCGACGCACAGGACGGCGTGGGCGGCGACTGGTACGACGTCATCCCGCTCTCCGGCGCCAGGGTCGCCCTCGTCGTGGGCGACGTCGTCGGCCACGGCATCCACGCCGCCGCCACGATGGGCCGCCTGCGGACCGCCGTACGCACACTGGCCGACATCGACCTGCCGCCCGACGAACTCCTCACGCACCTGGACGACGTCGTGATCCGCCTGGCCGCCGAGGTGGAGAGCGGTGAGGATGCCGAAGCGGAAGTCGGTGAGGGCGCCGATAAGGCCGATGACGCAGATCACGCAGATCACGCAGATCACCCCGGAGGTGCCGGTGCGACCTGCCTCTACGCCGTGTACGACCCCGTCTCGCGCCGCTGTGCCATCGCTCGCGCGGGGCATGTGCTGCCCGCCGTGGTGACCGGGGACGGCACCGTCGACATCCTCGACCTGCCCCCGGGCCCGCCGCTCGGCCTGGGCGGGCTGCCGTTCGAGACAGCGGAGTTCGAACTGCCCGAGGGCAGTCTGCTCGCGCTCTACACCGACGGACTGATCGAGGCGCGGGACCACGACATCGGCGCGGGCCTGGCCCGGCTCCGGGACGTCCTCGGCAGGCCCGCGCCCTCCCTGGAGGCCACCTGCGACGCCGTACTCGAAGCCCTGCTGCCCGCCCGGCCGCCCGACGACGTCGCCCTGCTCCTGGCCCGGACCCATGCCCTCGGCGCGGGCCAGGTCGCCACCTGGGAGCTGGCGGCCGAACCCACGGCCGTCGCCCGGGCGAGGGCGGACGTCTCCCGGCAGCTGAGCGACTGGGGCCTGGAGGAGCTGGAGTTCACCGCCGAGCTGGTGGTCAGCGAGCTGGTCACCAACGCCATCCGCTACGGCCGGCCGCCCATCAGGCTGCGCCTCATCCACGACCGCACCCTCATGTGCGAGGTCTCCGACTCCGGCGGCACGACCCCGCTCCTCCGCCGCGCCCGTGTGTTCGACGAGGGAGGCCGCGGCCTCCTCCTGGTCGCCCAGCTCGCCGAACACTGGGGAACACGCCGCGCCCGACAAGGCAAAACGGTCTGGGCCGAACTGAACGACTCCGTCACGACCGCGTTTTCGGCACTGGCCGTCCCCTAGGGCCGACCGCACGTCTCATGAACAGATCGCGGCCACGGCGGAGTCACTGGCGACACTCGTGCTCGATGGGCTGCCGGGGCGGGACGGAGGGGCGGCTCCTGAACCGAGGGGCGAGTACGCGACCTGCCAGGACGGGCCCGGCCCCCAGCCCGCCCGGGCCTAGCGCAGCGCGACCGTGTCCAGCAGTTCGCGGGCCATCCGCCGAGCCGGCCTCGTCGTCTGTTCGGCGACACGGCGGAAGGTCTCCTCGGCGGGGCGGGCCGGCCAGACGGGGGGAAGGTGGCGGGTGGGAAGCCGGGGGTCGGTGCGGATGGTCCAGAGCCATTCGCTGACGAGCCGCAGCAGGGTGCCGATGGGGTCGTCACCGGAACCGGCGCCCAGGTGGGCGGTCCAGCGCTTGTCGAACGTGACGTAGCGGGCGGCGATGCGCTCCAGATCCCAGGTGTCGCGGATCATCAGCTCGATGTCGGTCGCGACATCGGCCTGGGCGTGGAAGATCTTGACATGGTCGGTGAGCCCGAGTTCCGCGACGACACCGGCGATGTCGATGTCCCCGGGGGCGATCCACAGCCCGCTGTACAGGGCGCCGAATCCGGACCAGGCGAGCCGGGAGCGCAGATCGTGGCGCTGGCGCTTCCAGGAGTCGGGGAGGGAGAAACCGAGAAGGGTCCAGCTGCCGTCCCAGTCGTCGTTGACGGCGCCCTGCTTCCAGATGCGGGTGCGGCCGTCCCACAGGAC from Streptomyces sp. DSM 40750 includes these protein-coding regions:
- a CDS encoding serine/threonine-protein kinase; translated protein: MSDVGRLVAGRYRLTEQIGRGGMGTVWRAGDEVLDRHVAVKRLHVQPHLSADDLVTLYERTRREARSAARIAHPNVIVVHDVVDDHVDDADGGTGDGRPCIVMEYVPAPTLADLLTDGRTLPPEEAARIGLGMVAALRAAHTAGVLHRDVKPGNVLLGAEGRVVLTDFGIAMTADASTLTKTGEMVGSIHYMAPERIRGQKPGPASDLWALGATLYQAVEGRPPFRRLTAMEAAYAIAVDPLEPLRQGGALAPLIEALLAKDPADRPSTEQTERALRAVVSGQATTALPLPGAGRPVDEGSSSGRSADDDSSDGWGTGREPMERDGGRGGTGRDGSPGGPPGGSGQKTGRPARQSRGKRRVLVPIAVAVTVAATAVGAALYATSAPDGQAAPPSGGNSASPTPAHSPSPVPDGFHLVTDESLGVSFPVPDGWKVAKRTAESVTYADETGLVGITIGVVDPAGSHPMAHFKDIEANTKINYPTSYRRLRMQQTTFREQPAAIWEFTFQGRARAYRAIDLGYGREGEREYDIYLSAPDSEWDTHRPVFDRVRDGFVTGVS
- a CDS encoding alpha/beta fold hydrolase, which translates into the protein MVRSYHKTETSEVDVSPTVASKNADVGRYVSDAWRDRHFAACDAVHALGATPLAEQDVDTSFGTTHVYRYGPAAPEAQSRTPVVLIHGSGSCSAMWYPNTPALSAERPVYALDTPGDPGRSVHRAPLHRPEDAARWLDETLTGLGLDRVHLVGASYGGWLALNQAHRAPGRLASVTLLDPGGLEKVGLRFFVWIFASLFATFAPKAMRPRLAAWLEQPVLVVPELRTMARTALRAYTVRRPSPLPLTDEELSTVRTPLYLALGRRSLLVHARRQVERVPRLIPGAQAEIFSDTGHGPWMDHAEEVNRHMLDFMASVDPQTGRDSSHK
- a CDS encoding TetR/AcrR family transcriptional regulator, which encodes MPRRVDHTQRRTEIAEALVRVAGRQGLHAVGMRDVAAEAGVSLRLVQYYFETKEKLLLFGLERLAERFGERVSERLRAAGDDTGPRATVEALLMAALPTDEESRTFHLLYTSYAVLSVTDPALAAQSFIKQPDAAEEALTGLLRRAQDADLLRPGADPRLEAIGLLAMSAGLGSSVLVGQRGQESAVAVLDHHLNRVFRGTAGGPGPR
- a CDS encoding ATP-binding SpoIIE family protein phosphatase; amino-acid sequence: MDPTADGLVSRVARELASRADELIAEVERCLRHEMPELWEFSDAMASENVAGHVVPVLSALQYGVDPGDIEVPSAELARVRRLARHGIPVSSVLRAFRLGQGVILDRLLEEMPRRTDDADLISEAARSLIATATGYVDRTSEQGVVAYEEERDRRLRWRLAMVNEASMRIGTTLDIARTTQELADFATEHFADLVTVDLLDSALNAHDSPPDDPPASPVLRRVAQRPVAEPDRAPSTIARRQPHTYPSGSPPARALETGQPTRHRLDSGDRGPDDAEGGRGGVDGSGAVGGSGVVEGGGVVDGGAVCGSGADGVHPVHSTLVVPLRARGATLGVAQFCRDRDPDAFDDEDLLLAQEVAARAAVAVDNARRYTHARATALTLQRSLLPRRTPRQSAVDVAFRYLPADAQDGVGGDWYDVIPLSGARVALVVGDVVGHGIHAAATMGRLRTAVRTLADIDLPPDELLTHLDDVVIRLAAEVESGEDAEAEVGEGADKADDADHADHADHPGGAGATCLYAVYDPVSRRCAIARAGHVLPAVVTGDGTVDILDLPPGPPLGLGGLPFETAEFELPEGSLLALYTDGLIEARDHDIGAGLARLRDVLGRPAPSLEATCDAVLEALLPARPPDDVALLLARTHALGAGQVATWELAAEPTAVARARADVSRQLSDWGLEELEFTAELVVSELVTNAIRYGRPPIRLRLIHDRTLMCEVSDSGGTTPLLRRARVFDEGGRGLLLVAQLAEHWGTRRARQGKTVWAELNDSVTTAFSALAVP
- a CDS encoding PaaX family transcriptional regulator, whose amino-acid sequence is MENYDILDTPDSDTSDGPQPRPQSLMLAFFGNHVLEEVDRDLCVYSGSIIDVLGRVGVGEQAVRSTLTRMVNRGLLRRQREGRKMYFGLTPQATRVLWDGRTRIWKQGAVNDDWDGSWTLLGFSLPDSWKRQRHDLRSRLAWSGFGALYSGLWIAPGDIDIAGVVAELGLTDHVKIFHAQADVATDIELMIRDTWDLERIAARYVTFDKRWTAHLGAGSGDDPIGTLLRLVSEWLWTIRTDPRLPTRHLPPVWPARPAEETFRRVAEQTTRPARRMARELLDTVALR